A stretch of [Clostridium] scindens DNA encodes these proteins:
- a CDS encoding NAD(+) synthase, with translation MRHGFVKVAAATPDIRVADVAYNTQKICGLIDETVKEGAKVVAFPELCVTGYTCGDLFAQEVLLKEARAALHKIARHTKGKDALIFVGVPVAVEGKLYNVAAALNQGKILGLTTKSFLPNYGEFYEMRQFTEGPSAAREILFDGEKMPFGPQLLFVADSMESLVVSAEICEDAWSSVPPSIEAAREGAVIIANCSASDETVGKSTYRRNLIEGQSARLICGYLYANAGEGESTTDLVFGGHNLIAENGSVLKEGRRFENGVIYTEIDIKRLLGERRKNTTFQTAKEPKLIRIPFTICKEETALTRTFPSRPFVPEEEGERARRCEEILMIQAMGLKKRISHARAKSAVVGISGGLDSTLALLVTAKAFDALGMDRKDIVAVTMPCFGTTDRTYQNACKMSRKLGATLREIPIGASVEQHFKDIGHDLDDHSVTYENSQARERTQVLMDVANQAGGIVIGTGDMSELALGWATYNGDHMSMYGVNASVPKTLVRHLVHYYADSCEDAELKAVLYDVLDTPVSPELLPPKDGEIAQKTEDLVGPYELHDFFLYYLLRFGYEPGKIYRIAKRSFEGEYDEETIYKWLHTFCRRFFTQQFKRSCLPDGPKVGTVALSPRGDWRMPSDACSDIWLEELEKECKR, from the coding sequence ATGAGACATGGATTTGTAAAGGTAGCGGCAGCCACTCCGGATATCAGGGTGGCGGATGTTGCCTATAATACGCAGAAGATCTGCGGCCTGATTGACGAGACCGTCAAGGAAGGAGCCAAGGTGGTGGCATTTCCGGAATTGTGCGTGACGGGATACACCTGCGGCGACCTGTTTGCCCAGGAAGTACTGCTAAAGGAGGCTAGGGCAGCCCTCCATAAGATCGCGCGCCATACAAAAGGAAAGGATGCGCTGATCTTCGTCGGCGTCCCTGTGGCGGTGGAAGGAAAACTGTACAATGTGGCGGCTGCCCTGAACCAGGGAAAGATCTTAGGCCTGACCACCAAAAGCTTCCTTCCAAACTATGGAGAATTCTATGAGATGCGCCAGTTTACCGAGGGACCATCTGCGGCAAGGGAGATTCTCTTTGATGGAGAGAAGATGCCCTTCGGACCGCAGCTTCTGTTCGTGGCAGATTCTATGGAATCGCTGGTGGTATCCGCAGAGATCTGCGAAGATGCCTGGTCCAGCGTTCCTCCCAGCATAGAGGCCGCAAGGGAAGGGGCAGTGATCATCGCGAACTGCTCCGCCAGCGATGAGACCGTCGGAAAATCTACCTATAGAAGAAATTTGATTGAAGGACAGTCTGCCCGCCTGATCTGCGGCTATCTCTATGCAAATGCAGGGGAAGGGGAGTCTACCACGGATCTGGTATTTGGCGGACATAATCTGATCGCCGAGAACGGGAGCGTGCTGAAAGAAGGCAGGCGCTTTGAAAATGGCGTTATCTACACGGAGATAGATATTAAGCGCCTGCTTGGGGAGAGAAGGAAGAATACCACCTTCCAGACTGCGAAAGAGCCAAAACTGATCCGCATACCATTTACGATCTGCAAGGAGGAGACCGCGCTTACCAGGACGTTTCCTTCCAGGCCCTTCGTGCCGGAAGAAGAAGGCGAGCGGGCACGGCGCTGCGAGGAGATTCTGATGATCCAGGCCATGGGGCTTAAGAAGCGGATCTCCCATGCAAGGGCGAAAAGCGCGGTAGTCGGAATCTCCGGCGGCTTAGATTCTACCCTGGCGCTGCTGGTGACCGCAAAGGCATTCGACGCCCTTGGGATGGATCGCAAAGACATTGTCGCGGTGACCATGCCCTGCTTTGGCACCACAGACAGGACGTATCAGAATGCCTGCAAGATGTCCCGCAAGCTGGGAGCCACATTGAGAGAGATCCCGATCGGAGCATCCGTCGAACAGCATTTTAAAGATATCGGCCATGACCTTGACGACCACAGCGTCACCTATGAGAACTCCCAGGCAAGGGAGCGGACCCAAGTGCTGATGGATGTGGCCAACCAGGCAGGCGGGATCGTGATCGGTACCGGAGACATGTCGGAACTGGCCTTGGGATGGGCGACCTACAATGGAGATCATATGTCCATGTATGGAGTAAATGCATCCGTTCCCAAAACTCTGGTAAGGCATCTGGTTCACTACTATGCGGACTCCTGCGAGGATGCGGAACTAAAAGCCGTGCTCTATGATGTGCTGGATACTCCGGTAAGCCCGGAACTGCTTCCTCCAAAGGACGGAGAGATCGCGCAAAAGACGGAAGATCTGGTTGGACCCTACGAATTGCATGACTTTTTCCTGTACTATCTGCTCAGATTCGGATATGAGCCGGGAAAGATATACCGGATTGCAAAACGCTCCTTTGAAGGTGAATACGATGAGGAGACCATCTATAAGTGGCTTCACACTTTCTGCCGGAGATTCTTCACCCAGCAGTTCAAGCGTTCCTGCCTGCCGGATGGCCCGAAAGTAGGAACCGTGGCCCTTTCGCCGAGGGGCGACTGGAGAATGCCAAGCGATGCCTGCTCAGATATATGGCTGGAAGAATTAGAAAAGGAATGCAAGAGGTAA
- the hslO gene encoding Hsp33 family molecular chaperone HslO — protein sequence MEDYIVRATAANNQIRAFAATTREMVETAREHHNTSPVATAALGRLLSAGAMMGSMMKNDTDMLTLQIRGDGPLGGITVTADSKANVKGYVNNPDVLLPAKNGKLDVGGAVGIGLLQVIKDMGLKEPYSGQTILVSSEIAEDLTYYFANSEQVPSSVGLGVLMNKNNTVRRAGGFIIQLMPFAQEETIARLEENLKNVTSVTELLDQGYTPQQLLEELLAGLDLEITDTIPTRFYCNCSKERVEKAIVSAGKKEIQKMIDDGEEIEVKCHFCNAAYKYSVDELKEIIKRSK from the coding sequence ATGGAAGATTATATTGTAAGAGCGACAGCGGCAAATAACCAGATCCGGGCATTTGCCGCTACAACAAGAGAAATGGTAGAGACGGCAAGGGAGCATCATAACACCAGCCCTGTGGCTACGGCGGCACTCGGCCGTCTGCTGAGTGCAGGCGCTATGATGGGAAGCATGATGAAGAATGATACGGACATGCTGACCCTCCAGATCCGGGGGGACGGGCCTCTGGGCGGAATAACCGTTACAGCGGACAGTAAGGCCAATGTAAAAGGCTACGTCAATAATCCTGACGTGCTGCTTCCGGCCAAAAACGGGAAACTGGATGTAGGAGGCGCTGTCGGTATCGGACTTTTGCAGGTGATCAAAGATATGGGACTCAAAGAGCCATACTCTGGGCAGACGATTCTGGTCAGCAGCGAGATCGCGGAGGATCTGACCTATTATTTTGCCAATTCTGAGCAGGTGCCATCCTCTGTGGGGCTTGGAGTCTTGATGAATAAGAACAATACGGTGCGCCGCGCCGGCGGATTCATCATCCAGCTGATGCCGTTTGCCCAGGAAGAGACGATCGCCAGGCTGGAGGAGAATCTTAAGAATGTCACCTCCGTGACCGAACTGCTGGATCAAGGCTATACGCCCCAGCAGCTGCTGGAAGAACTCCTGGCTGGCCTGGACCTTGAGATTACGGATACCATTCCGACCCGGTTTTACTGCAACTGTTCCAAGGAACGGGTAGAAAAGGCGATCGTAAGCGCAGGCAAGAAGGAGATCCAGAAGATGATCGATGACGGAGAAGAGATTGAAGTAAAATGCCATTTCTGTAATGCAGCATATAAGTATTCGGTGGATGAACTGAAAGAAATCATAAAACGGAGCAAATAA
- a CDS encoding C-GCAxxG-C-C family protein yields MNGMKGNKELAVKKFKQGYNCCQAVACAYCEELGIKEEDVFRLTEGFGLGMGGLRDTCGAVTGMFLVISLANSAGDMEHPLKTKMDTYARFREAARKFTEKNGSIYCRDLKNMDGPQPLICCTQCVEDAAALIDEMEFGQES; encoded by the coding sequence ATGAATGGAATGAAGGGCAACAAAGAACTTGCTGTCAAAAAGTTTAAGCAAGGTTATAATTGCTGCCAGGCAGTGGCCTGCGCATACTGCGAGGAACTGGGAATCAAGGAGGAGGATGTCTTCCGGCTGACCGAAGGGTTCGGCCTTGGCATGGGCGGCCTTCGGGATACCTGCGGGGCTGTAACGGGAATGTTCCTGGTGATAAGTTTGGCAAACAGTGCCGGCGATATGGAACATCCTTTGAAGACCAAGATGGATACCTATGCCAGATTCCGGGAGGCCGCCAGGAAGTTTACGGAAAAGAACGGCTCCATCTATTGCCGGGATCTTAAGAATATGGACGGGCCCCAGCCGCTGATCTGCTGTACCCAATGCGTGGAGGATGCGGCCGCGCTGATTGATGAGATGGAATTTGGACAAGAGTCATAG
- a CDS encoding efflux RND transporter permease subunit: protein MVKIGKKIVKYRVVIFVLGLLLLIPSAMGYLKTRVNYDILYYLPDNIETMKGQDILMKDFGKGAFAMEVVEGMTTKQEAQVKDKIEKVDGVAEVIWYDSIADVSELPINALPGEIKDVFNTKDATLMAIFFDDTTSADSTMDAITEIRSITNKQCYLSSMSAVVTDIKALSEKETPLYVLIAVVLSCVVLSLFMDCWIIPVFFLASIGMAILYNMGTNYFLGEISYITKALSAVLQLGVTMDYSIFLWHSYQENQMRFPDDKERAMAHAISNTFSSVVGSSITTVAGFIALCFMSFTLGKDLGIVMAKGVIFGVISCVTLLPSMILIFDKAIQKTSHRSLMPKMEKPARMISKYYGVFIAIFLIVLGPALWGYTKAEVYYNLDATLPKYLDSIKANEKLSKEFDMNATHMVLADADLAPKEAKAMLDEMSDVKGVKFALGLDSLLGPAIPRDVIPDELTDALREGNYQLILVQSEYKVATDAVNKQCTKLNNIIKKHDSSAMLIGEAPCTKDLITITDKDFKVVSAISIVAIFIIIALVFKSISLPVILVSVIEFAIFINLGIPYYTGTKMPFIASIVIGTIQLGATVDYAILMTTRYKKERCRGQEKKEAIRIALSTSISSVIVSALGFFAATFGVGLYSDIDMISALCTLMARGAIISMFTVIFILPSMLMVFDGAICKTTLDMRGKVKKTKKVKDSVVKA from the coding sequence ATGGTGAAAATCGGGAAGAAGATAGTAAAGTACCGGGTTGTCATATTTGTGCTCGGCCTGCTGCTGCTGATCCCATCAGCGATGGGATACCTGAAGACAAGAGTCAACTATGATATCCTGTACTATCTGCCGGATAATATCGAGACGATGAAAGGGCAGGATATCCTGATGAAGGACTTTGGCAAAGGGGCATTTGCGATGGAGGTCGTGGAAGGCATGACCACAAAGCAGGAGGCCCAGGTCAAGGATAAGATTGAAAAGGTGGACGGAGTTGCGGAAGTCATCTGGTATGATTCCATTGCCGATGTGTCCGAACTTCCGATCAATGCGCTGCCGGGCGAGATCAAAGACGTATTCAATACGAAGGATGCCACGCTGATGGCCATATTCTTTGATGATACCACATCAGCCGACAGTACTATGGATGCCATTACAGAAATCAGGAGCATTACGAACAAGCAGTGCTATCTAAGCAGCATGTCGGCGGTGGTGACCGATATCAAGGCATTGTCTGAAAAGGAGACTCCGCTGTATGTGCTGATCGCGGTCGTCTTATCCTGCGTAGTGCTGTCCTTATTCATGGACTGCTGGATCATCCCGGTATTCTTCCTTGCAAGCATCGGAATGGCGATCCTATATAATATGGGAACCAACTACTTCCTCGGGGAGATATCCTACATTACCAAAGCCTTGAGCGCGGTACTGCAGCTGGGCGTTACCATGGATTACTCCATCTTCCTGTGGCACAGCTATCAGGAGAATCAGATGCGTTTCCCGGATGACAAGGAGAGGGCCATGGCACATGCCATATCCAATACCTTCTCTTCCGTGGTTGGCAGTTCTATTACCACGGTGGCAGGGTTCATTGCCCTTTGCTTTATGAGTTTTACCCTTGGAAAAGACCTGGGTATCGTAATGGCAAAAGGCGTGATCTTTGGAGTTATCAGCTGCGTGACGCTTCTTCCGTCCATGATTCTGATCTTTGACAAGGCAATTCAGAAAACGAGCCACAGATCGCTGATGCCAAAGATGGAAAAGCCGGCCAGGATGATTTCCAAATATTACGGCGTATTTATCGCTATCTTCCTGATCGTGCTGGGGCCGGCGCTTTGGGGCTATACCAAGGCAGAGGTCTACTACAATCTGGATGCCACCCTTCCGAAATATTTAGACAGTATCAAAGCCAATGAAAAACTGTCCAAGGAGTTCGATATGAATGCCACCCATATGGTGCTGGCGGACGCGGATCTTGCGCCGAAGGAGGCCAAAGCCATGCTGGATGAGATGTCCGACGTAAAGGGCGTTAAATTCGCGCTGGGACTTGACAGTCTTCTGGGGCCTGCAATCCCGCGGGATGTGATTCCGGATGAATTGACGGATGCGCTGCGGGAGGGAAATTATCAGCTGATCCTGGTGCAGTCAGAGTATAAAGTGGCGACGGACGCGGTCAATAAGCAGTGTACGAAGTTAAATAATATTATTAAGAAACATGATTCGTCCGCCATGCTGATTGGCGAGGCACCTTGCACGAAGGATCTGATCACGATCACGGATAAGGACTTTAAAGTAGTAAGCGCTATATCCATTGTGGCAATCTTTATTATCATTGCCCTGGTATTCAAGTCCATATCACTGCCGGTGATCCTGGTGTCAGTCATTGAATTTGCAATCTTCATCAACCTGGGAATTCCTTATTACACGGGGACCAAGATGCCGTTCATCGCATCCATTGTAATCGGTACCATCCAATTGGGGGCAACGGTTGATTATGCGATCCTGATGACGACCCGCTATAAGAAGGAACGGTGCAGAGGACAGGAAAAGAAAGAGGCAATCCGTATAGCGCTTTCTACGTCCATCTCATCCGTCATCGTGTCAGCCCTTGGATTCTTCGCGGCTACATTCGGAGTAGGGCTTTATTCAGACATTGATATGATCTCAGCCTTATGTACGTTGATGGCCAGGGGAGCGATTATCAGCATGTTTACGGTTATCTTCATACTCCCATCCATGCTGATGGTATTTGACGGGGCGATCTGCAAGACGACTCTGGATATGAGAGGCAAGGTAAAAAAGACGAAGAAAGTAAAAGATAGCGTGGTAAAAGCTTAA
- a CDS encoding S1 RNA-binding domain-containing protein → MSEELLQEEAKQEETMADLEEHFDDANPWNLVQSYMDNKTVLPVKVEGIVNGGAIAMVEGLRGFIPASKLSLSYIEDLETYLLKDIEVRVIDVDQANNRLVLSAREILKEKEKKAMEEKIANVKVGSVLTGKVESLQTYGAFVRLEDGLSGLVHISQISQKRVKSPKDVLTEGQEVNVKIIGVKDGKISLSMKALEEVQEEPVEKVEIPKSENIGTSLGDLFKDLKF, encoded by the coding sequence ATGAGCGAAGAATTATTACAAGAAGAAGCAAAGCAAGAAGAAACAATGGCAGATCTGGAGGAACATTTCGACGATGCCAATCCATGGAATCTGGTGCAGTCATATATGGACAACAAGACCGTTCTTCCGGTAAAGGTAGAAGGTATCGTTAACGGCGGCGCCATTGCCATGGTAGAGGGACTGAGAGGATTCATTCCTGCATCCAAGCTGTCCTTATCTTATATCGAGGATCTGGAGACGTATCTTTTAAAGGATATCGAAGTTAGGGTCATCGACGTAGACCAGGCAAACAACCGCCTCGTGCTGTCTGCCCGCGAAATCCTCAAGGAGAAAGAGAAAAAGGCCATGGAAGAAAAGATTGCCAATGTCAAAGTAGGAAGCGTCTTGACCGGCAAGGTAGAAAGCCTGCAGACCTACGGCGCGTTCGTACGCCTGGAAGATGGCCTGTCCGGCCTGGTGCATATCTCCCAGATCAGCCAGAAGCGCGTGAAATCTCCAAAAGACGTGCTGACGGAAGGCCAGGAAGTAAACGTTAAGATCATTGGCGTAAAAGACGGCAAGATCAGCCTCAGCATGAAGGCTTTGGAAGAAGTACAGGAAGAACCGGTAGAAAAAGTGGAGATTCCTAAATCTGAGAACATCGGAACCAGCCTTGGAGATCTGTTCAAGGATCTCAAGTTCTAA
- a CDS encoding class I SAM-dependent DNA methyltransferase — MEAYTNFAEVYDTFMDNVPYDEWADYIERMLKEYQISDGLVLELGCGTGSMTELLSAKGYDMIGVDNSEDMLEIAMEKRLNSGHDILYLLQDMREFELYGTVRAVLSVCDSVNYVTDEEELQEVFCLVNNYLDPQGIFIFDFNTEYKYREVLGDRTFAEEREECSFIWDNYYDEEQGINEYELTLFVQSQEDPKLYRKYQEAHYQKAYTLEKIKNLIERAGLRYLTAYDAYTRDVPMYDSERICVIAQEYGK; from the coding sequence ATGGAAGCATATACGAATTTTGCCGAAGTGTATGATACGTTTATGGACAATGTGCCTTATGACGAGTGGGCAGATTATATAGAGAGAATGTTGAAGGAGTACCAGATAAGTGACGGGCTGGTGCTGGAACTTGGCTGCGGCACAGGAAGCATGACAGAGTTGCTCTCAGCAAAGGGCTATGATATGATAGGCGTGGATAATTCCGAGGATATGCTGGAAATTGCTATGGAAAAGCGTCTGAACAGTGGCCATGATATTCTATACCTGCTTCAGGATATGCGGGAGTTCGAACTGTATGGCACGGTGAGGGCGGTGCTAAGCGTCTGCGATTCCGTGAATTATGTGACGGATGAAGAAGAATTGCAGGAAGTATTCTGTCTGGTAAATAATTATCTGGATCCCCAGGGTATATTTATCTTTGACTTTAATACAGAATATAAATACCGGGAAGTATTGGGAGATAGGACATTCGCGGAAGAGCGGGAGGAATGCAGCTTCATCTGGGATAATTATTATGACGAGGAGCAAGGGATCAATGAATATGAACTGACCTTGTTTGTGCAGAGCCAGGAAGATCCGAAACTGTATCGGAAATACCAGGAGGCGCATTACCAGAAGGCGTATACTTTGGAAAAGATAAAGAATCTGATCGAGCGGGCAGGGCTTAGATACCTTACGGCTTATGATGCCTATACCAGGGATGTGCCCATGTATGACAGCGAGCGCATCTGCGTGATTGCCCAGGAATATGGAAAATAA
- a CDS encoding putative manganese-dependent inorganic diphosphatase, translating to MGKKSSKVYIVGHKNPDTDSICSAIAYAHLKREVTGNEYVARRAGQINEETHYVLQKFKVDAPDLLQNVKLQVKDMDIHKIDGIEPNVSIKDTWAKMKENNVKTIPILKDEELVGVISTGDIATSYMDVYDNRVLSDAKTQYKNIIKTLDGTLVTGNEHGYFTKGKVAIGASNPDLMAEFIEKDDLVILGNRYESQACAVDIDASCLVVCQGAKVSEELVQKAEERSIVIISTPHDTFTAARLINQSIPVKHFMSKTPLVTFRMSDYVEDIKEVMTKKKFRDFPILDRHGRFKGFISRRRFMDVSKKKVILVDHNEKSQAVDGIEEADIVEIIDHHRLGNIETMGPVFFRNQPVGCTATIVYQMYEEAGVKITPTIAGLLCSAIISDTLLFRSPTCTAVDEKAAKRLAKIADINLEQMAQEMFRAGSSLKGKSAEDICFQDFKQFTVNDMVFGVGQINSMNRDELEEIKETLMPHLPKVLESHKLQMIYFMLTDILDESTELLCFGNGAKAYIIDAYDLREDADKIILKGVVSRKKQLIPTLVGALQQ from the coding sequence ATGGGAAAGAAATCAAGCAAGGTATACATTGTGGGACATAAGAATCCAGATACGGATTCCATCTGCTCGGCTATTGCATACGCGCACTTGAAACGCGAAGTTACGGGGAATGAATATGTTGCGAGAAGAGCAGGACAGATCAATGAAGAGACGCATTACGTGCTGCAGAAATTCAAGGTAGACGCGCCGGATCTGCTTCAGAATGTCAAGCTTCAGGTCAAGGATATGGATATACATAAGATTGACGGGATTGAGCCAAATGTGTCCATCAAAGACACCTGGGCAAAGATGAAGGAAAACAATGTAAAGACCATACCGATCCTGAAGGATGAGGAACTGGTCGGCGTCATCTCGACGGGGGACATTGCCACATCTTATATGGATGTCTATGATAATCGGGTACTTTCAGACGCCAAGACGCAGTACAAGAATATCATAAAGACCTTGGACGGCACCTTGGTCACTGGCAATGAGCACGGCTATTTTACAAAAGGGAAGGTGGCGATCGGGGCTTCCAATCCGGACTTGATGGCTGAGTTTATTGAGAAGGATGATCTGGTCATACTGGGAAACCGGTACGAATCCCAGGCCTGTGCAGTGGATATCGACGCTAGCTGCCTGGTGGTCTGCCAGGGAGCCAAGGTATCGGAAGAACTGGTGCAGAAGGCGGAAGAGAGAAGCATCGTCATTATCAGCACGCCTCATGATACATTTACGGCAGCCAGGCTGATCAACCAGAGCATCCCGGTCAAGCATTTTATGAGCAAGACGCCTCTGGTTACCTTCCGTATGAGCGACTACGTGGAAGATATCAAGGAAGTCATGACAAAGAAAAAGTTCCGCGACTTCCCCATACTGGACCGGCATGGCCGCTTTAAAGGCTTTATCTCCAGGCGGCGCTTCATGGATGTAAGCAAGAAGAAGGTGATCCTAGTGGATCACAATGAGAAGTCCCAGGCAGTGGACGGCATCGAAGAAGCCGATATCGTGGAGATTATTGATCATCACAGACTGGGGAATATTGAGACTATGGGGCCGGTATTCTTCCGGAACCAGCCGGTTGGCTGTACGGCGACGATCGTCTATCAGATGTACGAGGAGGCTGGCGTTAAGATCACGCCAACCATCGCCGGACTTCTGTGCTCCGCGATCATATCCGATACCCTGCTGTTTCGTTCTCCTACCTGCACTGCTGTGGACGAGAAGGCAGCAAAGAGACTGGCCAAGATCGCAGACATCAACCTGGAGCAGATGGCTCAGGAGATGTTCCGGGCAGGAAGCAGCCTGAAGGGAAAGAGCGCGGAGGACATCTGCTTCCAGGACTTCAAGCAGTTTACCGTCAATGACATGGTGTTCGGCGTGGGGCAGATCAACTCCATGAACCGGGATGAGCTAGAAGAGATCAAAGAGACTCTGATGCCGCATTTGCCGAAGGTATTGGAATCCCATAAGCTGCAGATGATCTATTTCATGCTGACGGATATCCTGGATGAATCTACGGAACTGCTGTGCTTTGGCAATGGGGCAAAGGCGTATATCATAGATGCCTATGATCTGAGAGAAGATGCGGATAAGATTATCCTGAAAGGCGTGGTATCCAGAAAGAAACAGCTGATTCCGACTCTGGTAGGAGCGCTTCAGCAATAG